In Acidobacteriota bacterium, a single window of DNA contains:
- a CDS encoding sulfatase-like hydrolase/transferase — translation MTRYGLSVYLLLLAGSGTAAAASTSPPSVLWIMLDDGRADTLSCYGRPWADTPHMDRIAREGVRFETAIVQNPVCVPSRTSMKTGLYAHQTGVMAMGMPASNPGRYRTRSLNETPNLLKAWNEAGITPENVGKAHAFREDWRLLGDAPRYLDNRGRPTSHLPSEWRRRLLSVVRTQTHQWMIGGLLDIPPGQIRTARLGNLALGRLRELVRSPEPFFLRVSFHAPHVACSTTPSWFVDPSRIDLPFPTPGETRGKPRYERENIHVYSGAPHLSREEIGLARGTYYGMIRAVDREVGRLLSVLEQAGRLAETIIVVNSDQGFQLGEHRNWKKRDFYDSNVKVPFILRAPGLLPQGKVVTEPVEMVDFLPTLLELSGFDPPSGIRGRSLLPLIRGEVREWRRACFSEHDHSEDAYEELRRGGGRRVMVRTREWKLVFFMDERVPDEDGSLYHLLNDPWEQRNLYGNPGYGGVVAELKRMAREWDRGEGLGVFNRRTSIGGLAQRGRAD, via the coding sequence GTGACCCGATACGGCCTCTCCGTTTATCTCCTTCTGCTCGCCGGAAGTGGAACCGCCGCCGCGGCCTCAACCTCCCCGCCCAGCGTCCTCTGGATCATGCTGGACGACGGGCGGGCGGATACGCTGAGCTGCTACGGCCGGCCCTGGGCCGATACGCCGCACATGGACCGTATCGCCCGCGAGGGGGTCCGCTTCGAGACGGCCATCGTCCAGAATCCGGTCTGCGTCCCATCGCGGACCTCGATGAAGACCGGTCTCTACGCGCACCAGACCGGCGTCATGGCCATGGGAATGCCGGCTTCGAATCCGGGACGCTACCGCACCCGGTCACTGAACGAAACCCCAAACCTGCTCAAGGCGTGGAACGAGGCCGGCATCACTCCCGAGAACGTGGGCAAGGCCCACGCCTTCCGGGAGGATTGGCGTCTCTTGGGCGACGCTCCCCGGTATCTCGACAACCGGGGACGGCCCACCTCGCACCTGCCCTCCGAGTGGCGCCGCCGCCTCCTGTCGGTGGTTCGAACCCAGACCCATCAATGGATGATCGGGGGCCTGCTCGACATTCCTCCCGGCCAGATCCGCACGGCCCGGCTGGGGAACCTGGCGCTCGGCCGCCTGCGGGAACTGGTTCGATCGCCGGAGCCCTTCTTCCTGCGCGTCTCCTTCCACGCGCCGCACGTCGCCTGCTCCACCACGCCCTCCTGGTTCGTCGATCCCAGCCGCATCGATCTGCCTTTCCCGACACCCGGGGAGACCCGGGGAAAGCCCCGTTACGAGCGGGAGAACATCCATGTCTACAGCGGCGCTCCCCACCTGAGCCGGGAAGAGATCGGGCTCGCCCGGGGAACTTACTACGGCATGATCCGGGCCGTGGACCGGGAGGTCGGAAGGTTGCTTTCGGTCCTGGAACAGGCCGGACGCCTGGCTGAAACCATCATCGTCGTCAACTCCGATCAGGGTTTCCAACTGGGAGAGCACCGCAACTGGAAGAAACGGGATTTCTACGACTCCAACGTCAAGGTCCCGTTCATCCTTCGGGCTCCAGGGCTGCTGCCTCAGGGCAAGGTGGTGACGGAGCCGGTGGAGATGGTGGACTTCCTGCCGACGCTGCTGGAGTTGTCCGGTTTCGACCCGCCCTCCGGGATTCGGGGCCGGAGCCTGCTGCCTTTGATCCGGGGCGAGGTCCGGGAGTGGCGCCGGGCCTGTTTCTCGGAGCACGATCACAGCGAAGATGCCTACGAGGAACTTCGCCGCGGCGGGGGACGGCGGGTCATGGTCCGGACCCGGGAATGGAAGCTGGTCTTCTTCATGGACGAGCGGGTGCCCGACGAGGACGGGTCCCTCTACCATCTCCTGAACGACCCCTGGGAGCAGCGCAACCTGTACGGCAACCCCGGCTACGGCGGCGTGGTGGCGGAACTGAAGCGCATGGCCCGGGAGTGGGACCGTGGAGAGGGACTGGGGGTTTTCAACCGCCGAACTTCAATTGGAGGATTGGCGCAAAGGGGACGGGCGGACTAA
- a CDS encoding DnaJ domain-containing protein gives MPRRVTNPYEVLGLDSSATTDDVRTAYLRLAKKYHPDKNPGDKASEWIFREIQRAYETLRVANDMRSGEQERPSTAQENNVRRQAERARQRQQQAEEAEREEYEQWERQQAEDARRRSEWARAEHAARGEDGTEPVCDDCESVVRRWTKLPLIVQLSWAWTKWTVAVVFLGFMFSIMVMVALLLLWSGVWLMLVLASLLVGRPPPSPSAIEPRGDMVGVLAFVLGYLLVLRMAIKAEDKPKVCPSCGRVS, from the coding sequence ATGCCACGCAGAGTCACCAATCCGTACGAGGTGTTGGGCCTGGACAGCAGTGCGACGACAGATGACGTAAGAACAGCTTACCTGCGTTTAGCCAAGAAATATCATCCGGACAAGAATCCGGGAGACAAAGCATCAGAATGGATCTTCAGAGAGATTCAGAGGGCGTATGAGACTCTCCGTGTCGCCAATGATATGCGGTCGGGGGAACAAGAGCGCCCGTCAACCGCACAGGAGAACAATGTGCGGAGGCAGGCCGAGCGTGCCCGCCAACGCCAGCAACAGGCTGAAGAGGCTGAAAGAGAAGAGTACGAGCAGTGGGAGCGCCAACAGGCCGAGGATGCGCGTCGCCGCTCGGAATGGGCGCGTGCCGAGCACGCCGCTCGCGGAGAGGACGGAACCGAACCCGTCTGTGACGACTGTGAAAGTGTGGTTCGCCGGTGGACCAAGCTGCCTCTAATCGTCCAGCTTAGCTGGGCGTGGACGAAGTGGACGGTGGCCGTGGTTTTCTTGGGATTCATGTTCTCAATTATGGTGATGGTAGCTCTATTATTGCTCTGGTCGGGAGTGTGGTTGATGCTGGTATTGGCGTCGCTGCTTGTGGGGCGGCCGCCGCCATCGCCGTCGGCCATAGAACCACGAGGTGACATGGTTGGAGTGCTGGCGTTTGTGCTGGGGTATTTGCTGGTGCTCAGAATGGCAATAAAGGCGGAGGATAAACCGAAGGTGTGCCCGTCGTGCGGCCGCGTCTCCTAG
- a CDS encoding DUF1501 domain-containing protein — translation MKYTGCLLPTPEVLARRSFLKVGSLSLLGMSLNRYLEAAHLMAKAGKDVDSAKASSCILIWLEGGPAQMDTWDPKPNSSFRSISTNVPGIRISELLPNLARHMDKVSIIRSMQSLEPNHEKAVYYGLTGHRPTPAMDFPGVGSIVCRELGRINHVPPNVVVPAKAGKQHYLYQKGQYLGPEFDPMLVGNPNGKDFQVPDLSLPKTLTREHLEERQTFLNLVDSYYRKKVRTAEHAKMDRFSQQALEMITAPEVRQAFDLSQESEKTRDAYGRTSFGQSLLLARRLVESGSRFITAAGHDLNGWDTHSNNDSRNIKQTAKLDESLPVLLEDLHQRGLLESTIVVVMGEFGRSPHHNSKAGRDHWPHCWSLLLGGGGIEGGKVVGASDDRGAYVAERRVTIGDLFATLYKAFGIDWHKEYMSPIGRPVKIANSIDDETGQPVTELI, via the coding sequence ATGAAATACACCGGGTGCCTGTTGCCGACTCCGGAGGTCCTGGCGAGGCGATCCTTCCTCAAAGTGGGTTCGCTGAGCCTCCTGGGGATGTCCCTGAACCGTTACCTGGAAGCCGCCCACCTCATGGCCAAGGCGGGAAAGGACGTCGACTCGGCCAAGGCGAGTTCGTGCATCCTCATCTGGCTGGAGGGGGGACCTGCCCAGATGGATACCTGGGACCCCAAGCCCAACAGCAGCTTCCGGTCCATATCCACCAACGTGCCCGGCATCCGGATCTCGGAACTGCTTCCCAACCTGGCCCGGCACATGGACAAGGTCTCCATCATCCGCTCCATGCAGTCCCTGGAGCCCAACCACGAAAAGGCGGTCTACTACGGCCTCACCGGCCACCGGCCCACGCCGGCCATGGACTTTCCCGGCGTCGGGTCCATCGTCTGCCGTGAGCTGGGACGGATCAACCACGTGCCGCCCAACGTCGTGGTCCCGGCCAAAGCGGGCAAACAGCACTACCTCTACCAGAAGGGGCAGTACCTGGGACCCGAATTCGATCCCATGCTGGTGGGGAACCCCAATGGGAAGGACTTCCAGGTCCCCGACCTCAGCCTTCCCAAGACCCTCACCCGGGAACACCTGGAGGAACGGCAGACCTTTCTGAACCTGGTGGACAGCTACTATCGGAAGAAGGTCCGGACCGCCGAGCACGCCAAGATGGACCGTTTCAGCCAACAGGCCCTGGAGATGATCACGGCGCCGGAGGTGCGGCAAGCCTTCGATCTGAGCCAGGAATCGGAAAAGACCCGGGACGCCTACGGACGGACCAGCTTCGGACAGAGCCTGCTTCTGGCCCGGCGCCTGGTGGAGTCGGGAAGCCGGTTCATCACCGCCGCCGGCCACGATCTCAACGGCTGGGACACCCACTCGAACAACGACAGCCGCAACATCAAGCAGACCGCAAAGTTGGACGAATCCCTGCCGGTCCTGCTGGAGGACCTCCACCAGCGCGGCCTGTTGGAGTCCACCATCGTCGTCGTCATGGGCGAGTTCGGACGCAGCCCCCACCACAACTCCAAGGCGGGACGGGACCACTGGCCCCACTGCTGGTCCTTGCTGCTGGGAGGCGGCGGAATCGAAGGGGGCAAGGTGGTGGGCGCCAGCGACGACCGGGGAGCCTACGTGGCGGAGCGAAGGGTCACCATCGGAGACCTGTTCGCGACCCTCTACAAGGCCTTCGGCATCGACTGGCACAAGGAATACATGAGCCCCATCGGGCGCCCCGTGAAGATCGCCAACTCCATCGACGACGAGACCGGGCAGCCGGTGACAGAATTAATTTGA
- a CDS encoding type II toxin-antitoxin system VapC family toxin: protein MIFIDSNVPMYLVGASHPNRERAIEIVTRLVREREHLITDVEVYQEILHRYTAINRHDAIDAAFRTLDAIADEVLSFGLAEVRAARRLISLVPRVSSRDALHVAVMRQAGASRILSFDRGFDSCPGIERLC from the coding sequence GTGATCTTCATCGACTCGAATGTGCCCATGTATCTGGTCGGCGCTTCGCATCCAAACCGGGAACGCGCAATCGAGATCGTGACCAGGCTCGTCCGTGAGAGGGAGCACCTGATTACGGACGTGGAGGTCTATCAGGAGATTCTTCACCGATACACGGCGATCAATAGACACGATGCTATTGACGCTGCCTTCCGGACATTGGACGCTATTGCCGACGAGGTTCTCAGTTTCGGCCTGGCCGAGGTGAGGGCCGCCCGACGGCTGATCAGCCTTGTTCCAAGGGTCTCATCGCGGGATGCGTTGCACGTTGCAGTGATGCGTCAGGCTGGCGCCAGCCGCATCCTCAGCTTCGATCGCGGTTTCGACTCCTGCCCCGGGATTGAGCGCTTATGTTGA
- a CDS encoding sulfatase-like hydrolase/transferase, whose translation MQRWILTLLAAALLHGSPGAEAEKKPPNLIVFLTDQQRVDTLGVYGNKQIRTPHLDRLARRSFVFDSFYVSNPVCTPSRASLLTGLYPHKHGSWKNSIPLDPKVPILVEMLHDPEYASAYYGKWHLGNEIFRQRGFTDFDSTEIYQRWWSEDQDHSRRSGYYHFLKEKGIEADTPYGHSRDLANRLPKELSKPVYLARRGIRFLEQHKDRPFVLYLSFLAPHAFADHKQGPPFTNVYGDLYDPADMPIPDSFFQPMDPTVSFAKRQMRLALIRGELPIAYPQTVEELRDAMARYWGLVTLVDEMVGRVLDRLRELGLEENTIVVFTSEHGEMLGDHRLMSKMNSYEEAAKVPFLLSIPGLWDRSRRVGKPVSQVDVTPTLLDLMGQPLPEHLQGESWAADLRSGREFPDRDILVVSDEQGFSHPWNRRHVYQHRTLVTPEGWKLTVSSAGDGELYHLGRDPKEMRNLYFLPDYQDQVREMWARLRVRQKEVEDPVAMDLNQPWPQRRGGQPKFP comes from the coding sequence ATGCAACGCTGGATCCTAACTCTCCTGGCCGCGGCCCTTCTCCATGGTTCTCCCGGCGCCGAGGCTGAAAAAAAACCGCCGAACCTGATCGTATTCCTCACCGACCAGCAGCGGGTCGACACGCTGGGCGTCTACGGCAACAAGCAGATCCGGACGCCCCACCTGGATCGGCTGGCCCGGCGAAGCTTCGTCTTCGACTCCTTCTACGTGTCCAACCCGGTCTGCACTCCCTCCCGGGCCAGCCTGCTCACCGGGCTCTACCCCCACAAGCACGGCTCGTGGAAAAACAGCATCCCCCTGGATCCCAAGGTGCCGATCCTGGTGGAAATGCTGCACGACCCCGAGTACGCCTCCGCCTACTACGGCAAGTGGCACCTGGGAAACGAGATCTTCAGGCAGCGGGGCTTCACCGACTTCGACAGCACCGAGATCTATCAGAGGTGGTGGTCCGAGGATCAGGATCATTCCCGGCGCTCCGGCTACTACCACTTCCTGAAGGAGAAGGGGATCGAGGCGGATACCCCCTACGGCCATTCCCGCGACCTGGCCAACCGCCTGCCCAAGGAACTCTCCAAGCCGGTCTACCTGGCCCGGCGGGGGATCCGGTTCCTGGAGCAGCACAAGGACCGGCCCTTCGTCCTCTATCTGAGCTTCCTGGCGCCCCACGCCTTCGCCGATCACAAGCAGGGGCCGCCCTTCACCAACGTCTACGGGGACCTTTACGACCCGGCCGACATGCCGATCCCCGATTCCTTTTTCCAACCGATGGACCCCACCGTATCCTTCGCCAAGCGGCAGATGCGGCTGGCGTTGATCCGGGGCGAGCTTCCCATCGCCTATCCCCAGACCGTCGAGGAGCTGAGGGACGCCATGGCCCGCTACTGGGGCCTGGTCACCCTGGTGGACGAAATGGTGGGCCGCGTGCTGGACCGGCTTCGGGAATTGGGGCTGGAGGAGAACACCATCGTCGTCTTCACCAGCGAGCACGGCGAGATGCTGGGCGACCACCGCCTCATGTCCAAGATGAACAGCTACGAGGAGGCGGCGAAGGTACCGTTCCTGCTTTCGATCCCGGGATTGTGGGACCGCTCACGGCGCGTCGGGAAGCCCGTGAGCCAGGTGGATGTGACACCGACCCTGCTGGACCTGATGGGGCAGCCGCTGCCCGAGCACCTGCAGGGAGAGAGCTGGGCCGCTGACCTGCGCTCGGGACGGGAGTTCCCCGACCGGGACATCCTGGTCGTCAGCGACGAACAGGGTTTCAGCCATCCCTGGAACCGGCGGCACGTCTACCAGCACCGGACCCTGGTCACGCCCGAGGGTTGGAAGCTCACGGTGAGCTCCGCCGGCGACGGGGAGCTCTACCACCTGGGCCGCGACCCCAAGGAGATGCGGAACCTCTATTTTCTTCCGGACTACCAGGACCAGGTTCGGGAAATGTGGGCCCGGCTTCGGGTTCGCCAGAAGGAAGTGGAGGATCCCGTGGCAATGGATCTGAACCAGCCCTGGCCCCAGCGGAGGGGCGGACAGCCGAAGTTTCCGTGA
- a CDS encoding DUF1553 domain-containing protein — MKSPSVVRILCSCVTAAVLLGAWTPAAAGSSTVLSLRLLPEEVVLSGPGATQRVLVLGRGADGLERDVTSQSRFFLASRGIAQVDPAGRVTSLTDGETTLRARLGGLTAQVPVRVSNDGVERPFSFSRDIGTILTKRGCNASDCHGGVKGRAGFKLSIDALHPREDYRWIVQGGDYQVMSMEAGGAIEPRVDMSAPDRSLLLQKPSLQVPHGGGERMTADSPDYRTLLDWIRQGARYGDETAEAARKIRRLEVLPSEVVLESGGRHGLLVLADLPDGTREDVTDQVRYESSNLETVKVDSEGTVRAVNAGETTILVRAPGHVVSARIGVIADAVTDSASYVPRNYIDDYILAKLRKFHLRPARRSTDSEFLRRICLDLTGTLPPPHRVREFLTSRDPDKREKLVDVLLESLEFTDYWTFRLADLFRVGHISTGMAEHGHVYWQWVRDSVAANKPYDRMARERITAQGYDGASRHFLQNGVISRAENSMAEQFRVFLGRRLDCAQCHNHPYESWSQDEFWGLAAFFKRVTRSEWAGFGTALIYDDPEGPDPDFGAGPDSKKTIHPRTGREADPALPDGSPVPAHTHTSPRQTFARWVTNHPWFAEAAVNRFWGQLFGRGLVEPVDDFRSSNPPTHPRLLKALARDFREQGYDLKQLLRRMVLSETYQLSSTPHPGSEGDRINYSHSLPRPLDAEVLLDAMTSVTAVAQTFETTDKGLAPPGTRAIELTMPDLYPSAFLDMYGRTNRQQVPERTVEPSLNQALHLLVGSTYTERLAGEGSRLARLLDAGASDGEIIEELYLAGLSRYPRPEERDGLAQLVQRSSSRSEGLKNLVWALLASREFAHNH; from the coding sequence ATGAAATCTCCGAGCGTGGTCCGAATTCTGTGCTCCTGCGTGACGGCGGCCGTTCTCCTCGGCGCTTGGACGCCGGCGGCGGCCGGCTCATCGACCGTCCTGTCGCTGCGTCTGTTGCCGGAAGAGGTGGTTCTCTCAGGTCCCGGAGCGACTCAACGCGTCCTGGTCCTGGGACGGGGAGCCGACGGACTGGAGCGGGACGTCACCTCCCAGAGCCGATTCTTCCTGGCTTCACGCGGAATTGCCCAGGTGGACCCGGCGGGACGAGTGACTTCCCTGACGGATGGAGAGACGACCCTGAGGGCTCGCCTGGGCGGCCTGACTGCCCAGGTTCCCGTTCGTGTCTCCAATGACGGGGTGGAAAGACCCTTCAGCTTCTCCCGGGACATCGGAACCATCCTCACCAAACGAGGATGCAATGCCAGCGACTGCCACGGCGGAGTCAAGGGCCGAGCCGGATTCAAGCTCTCCATCGATGCCCTTCATCCCCGCGAGGACTACCGGTGGATCGTCCAGGGCGGAGACTATCAGGTCATGAGCATGGAGGCGGGCGGCGCCATTGAGCCCCGCGTGGACATGAGCGCCCCGGACCGGAGCCTCCTGTTGCAGAAACCGTCGCTCCAGGTCCCCCACGGCGGCGGGGAACGCATGACCGCGGACTCCCCGGACTACCGGACGCTGCTGGACTGGATCCGGCAGGGCGCCCGCTACGGCGACGAAACGGCCGAGGCGGCGCGGAAGATCCGTCGATTGGAGGTCCTCCCTTCGGAAGTGGTCCTGGAATCCGGAGGCCGCCACGGGTTGCTGGTGTTGGCGGATCTTCCGGACGGCACCCGTGAAGACGTGACGGACCAGGTCCGCTATGAATCCTCGAACCTGGAGACCGTGAAGGTGGATTCCGAAGGAACGGTTCGGGCCGTCAACGCGGGGGAAACCACTATCCTGGTGCGGGCTCCGGGTCACGTGGTGAGTGCCCGGATCGGCGTCATCGCCGATGCCGTGACCGACTCCGCCTCCTACGTCCCGCGCAACTACATCGACGACTACATCCTGGCCAAACTGCGGAAGTTCCACCTCCGGCCGGCGCGCCGCTCCACCGACTCCGAGTTTCTCCGGCGCATTTGCCTGGATCTGACCGGAACCTTGCCCCCTCCCCATCGGGTCCGGGAGTTTCTGACCAGCCGGGACCCGGACAAGCGGGAGAAGTTGGTGGACGTCCTTTTGGAGTCGTTGGAGTTCACCGACTATTGGACCTTCCGGCTGGCCGACCTGTTCCGAGTCGGTCACATCTCCACCGGAATGGCCGAGCACGGCCACGTCTACTGGCAATGGGTCCGGGACTCGGTGGCGGCCAACAAGCCCTATGACCGAATGGCCCGGGAACGGATCACGGCTCAGGGCTACGACGGCGCCTCGCGCCATTTCCTGCAAAACGGTGTCATCTCCCGGGCCGAGAACTCCATGGCCGAACAGTTCCGGGTCTTCCTGGGACGGCGCCTGGACTGCGCCCAGTGCCACAACCATCCCTACGAGTCGTGGAGTCAGGACGAATTCTGGGGTTTGGCCGCCTTCTTCAAGCGGGTCACGCGGTCCGAGTGGGCTGGCTTCGGCACCGCCCTGATCTACGACGACCCGGAAGGGCCCGATCCGGATTTCGGCGCCGGTCCCGACAGCAAGAAGACCATCCATCCACGGACGGGCCGGGAAGCGGATCCGGCCTTGCCCGACGGTTCACCGGTGCCGGCTCACACCCACACCAGCCCCCGCCAGACCTTCGCCCGCTGGGTGACCAATCACCCCTGGTTCGCCGAGGCCGCGGTCAACCGGTTCTGGGGCCAACTCTTCGGGCGAGGACTGGTGGAACCGGTGGACGACTTCCGATCGTCCAACCCTCCGACGCATCCGCGCCTCCTGAAGGCGTTGGCCCGTGATTTCCGGGAGCAGGGATACGACCTGAAGCAACTGCTCCGGCGAATGGTCCTGTCGGAGACCTACCAGCTCTCCTCCACGCCCCATCCCGGCTCGGAAGGGGACCGAATCAACTACTCCCACTCCCTGCCCCGGCCGCTGGACGCCGAGGTCCTCCTGGACGCCATGACCTCGGTGACGGCGGTGGCCCAGACCTTCGAGACCACCGACAAGGGACTGGCGCCCCCGGGCACCCGGGCCATCGAGCTGACCATGCCGGACCTCTACCCGTCGGCCTTTCTGGACATGTACGGTAGAACCAATCGCCAGCAGGTCCCGGAGCGGACCGTCGAGCCCAGTCTCAACCAGGCGCTCCACCTCCTGGTGGGATCGACCTACACGGAGCGGTTGGCCGGTGAGGGCAGCCGCCTGGCGCGCCTGCTGGATGCGGGCGCGTCCGACGGGGAAATCATCGAGGAACTCTATCTCGCGGGCCTGTCCCGCTATCCGCGTCCGGAAGAGCGGGACGGGTTGGCGCAACTGGTCCAGCGGAGCTCCTCCCGCAGCGAGGGCCTGAAGAACCTGGTCTGGGCGCTCCTGGCCTCGCGGGAATTCGCCCACAACCACTGA
- the ahcY gene encoding adenosylhomocysteinase: MSTTAVKNEYKVADIRLAGFGRKEISLAEHEMPGLMAVRKEYSGSKPLSGARISGSLHMTIQTAVLIETLADLGAEVRWASCNIFSTQDHAAAAIAETGVPVFAWKGETLEDYWWCTDQILKFPGGGPNLLVDDGGDATLLIHLGYEFEEAFAAQGTLPDPGTADSVEMKVVLTLLRDRLLEDSRYWHRMAGRVVGVSEETTTGVHRLYQRQKAGTLLFPAINVNDSVTKSKFDNIYGCRHSLPDGIMRATDVMIGGKTVLVCGFGEVGKGCAQSMRGQGARVLVTEIDPICALQAAMEGFQIVRTEDVVSDVDIFVTATGNFGVIRLDHMARMKDKAIVCNIGHFDNEIDMAGLQDSPGIRKEEIKPQVHQWHFPDGHSILVLAEGRLVNLGCATGHPSFVMSSSFSNQVLAQIELWQNREKYGREVYVLPKHLDEKVARLHLEKLGAKLTELTAEQADYIGVQVDGPYKPDHYRY; encoded by the coding sequence ATGAGCACAACCGCAGTCAAGAACGAGTACAAGGTCGCCGACATCCGCTTGGCCGGCTTCGGACGCAAGGAGATCTCCCTGGCGGAACACGAGATGCCCGGGCTGATGGCCGTCCGCAAGGAATACTCCGGCAGCAAGCCGCTGTCCGGCGCCCGGATCTCCGGGTCGCTGCACATGACCATCCAGACCGCCGTGCTGATCGAGACCCTGGCCGATCTGGGCGCGGAGGTGCGATGGGCGAGCTGCAACATCTTCAGCACCCAGGACCACGCCGCGGCCGCCATCGCCGAAACCGGGGTCCCCGTTTTCGCCTGGAAGGGGGAGACGCTGGAGGACTACTGGTGGTGCACCGACCAGATTCTGAAGTTTCCCGGGGGCGGACCCAATCTCCTGGTGGACGACGGCGGCGACGCCACTCTGCTGATTCACCTGGGATACGAGTTTGAGGAGGCCTTCGCCGCACAGGGGACTCTTCCCGATCCCGGAACCGCCGACTCGGTGGAGATGAAGGTGGTTCTGACACTGCTCCGGGACCGTCTGCTGGAAGATTCCCGGTATTGGCACCGGATGGCGGGACGGGTCGTGGGTGTCAGCGAGGAGACCACTACCGGCGTGCACCGTCTCTACCAGAGGCAGAAGGCCGGGACCCTCCTCTTTCCCGCCATCAACGTCAACGACAGCGTCACCAAGAGCAAGTTCGACAACATCTACGGTTGCCGTCACTCCCTGCCGGACGGCATCATGCGCGCCACCGACGTCATGATCGGCGGCAAGACCGTGCTGGTCTGCGGATTCGGCGAGGTGGGCAAGGGGTGCGCCCAGTCCATGAGGGGACAGGGAGCCCGGGTGCTGGTGACCGAGATCGATCCCATCTGCGCGCTGCAGGCGGCCATGGAGGGGTTCCAGATCGTGAGGACGGAGGATGTGGTATCGGACGTGGACATCTTCGTCACCGCCACCGGCAACTTCGGCGTCATCCGGCTGGATCACATGGCCCGGATGAAGGACAAGGCCATCGTCTGCAACATCGGCCACTTCGACAACGAGATCGACATGGCCGGACTTCAGGACTCCCCCGGAATCCGCAAGGAGGAGATCAAGCCCCAGGTCCACCAATGGCACTTCCCCGACGGCCACAGCATCCTGGTCCTGGCCGAGGGCCGGCTGGTGAATCTGGGCTGCGCCACCGGCCATCCCAGCTTCGTCATGAGCAGCAGCTTCTCCAACCAGGTCCTGGCCCAGATCGAGCTCTGGCAGAACCGGGAGAAGTACGGGAGAGAGGTCTACGTCCTGCCCAAGCACCTGGACGAGAAGGTGGCGCGGCTCCACCTGGAGAAGCTGGGGGCCAAGCTCACCGAACTCACCGCCGAGCAGGCCGACTACATCGGCGTCCAGGTGGACGGCCCCTACAAGCCGGATCATTACCGCTACTGA
- a CDS encoding antitoxin: MQVLFADDEYEEIQAAAQRQRMTVAEWVRQSLRKARYDQARDVDLKLRAIAEAARYEHPTADIDVMLEEIDAGRGLE, encoded by the coding sequence ATGCAGGTGTTGTTCGCCGATGATGAGTATGAAGAGATTCAGGCTGCGGCCCAACGGCAACGAATGACTGTCGCCGAGTGGGTCCGGCAGTCGCTTCGGAAAGCACGGTACGATCAAGCCCGTGACGTTGACCTCAAGTTAAGAGCCATCGCCGAAGCAGCGCGATACGAGCATCCCACTGCCGACATCGATGTCATGCTTGAAGAGATCGACGCCGGGCGAGGTCTTGAGTGA